The Micromonospora sp. Llam0 genome contains a region encoding:
- a CDS encoding AAA family ATPase, whose product MPAPDHPAPAPAPDLDGELAAERAHLTASRAALARMRNRAEALFSTGDRVAGDAYTAETLGRHLARRVAELADNPDTPLFFGRLDVDIDPDLDDDLVPGHEPGHEPDPGELRTGRDQLNRDQISRHHIGRRHVADDTGEPLVLDWRAPISRAFYQASARDPQQVRVRRRFGYAGGELTSFEDEHLDRGEELGTASRILTTEIERPRVGPMRDIVATIQPEQDELVRAELTESICVQGAPGTGKTAVGLHRAAYLLYAHRERLRKAGVLIIGPNRVFLSYIANVLPALGEVEVAQCTVTDLIDSVPVRAEDTPAAAALKHDPRMAQVLRRAVEAYLGEPDESIVVPDGSYRWRIGVEALHRIVRTVREEKPPYRIGRERVQARIVALLQRQAETRRAESPSDAWLRRMARVAPVRALLDRVWPALTPTEVVSALLTDPQRLSAAASGLLDEAEQAALLRPPARSVRTTRWTEADLVLIDEVAGLLDRPTGYGHVVVDEAQDLSPMQCRAIARRCEHGSVTLLGDLAQGTAPWAATDWHRTLTHLGRPDAPVVPLTVGFRVPAVVVELANRLLPALEVDVPPAVSLRRDGSLSLRTVDDLTAATVAEVRAALAHDGSVGVIAAGSAVPGLCDALTAAGVGVTGAAGDPAIRVSVVAATEVKGLEYDHVVVVEPAGIVAAEPRGLHRLYVVLTRAVSRLTVLHAEPLPPPLTDHARTDQRH is encoded by the coding sequence ATGCCCGCACCCGACCACCCCGCACCCGCACCCGCTCCCGACCTGGACGGCGAACTCGCCGCTGAACGCGCCCATCTGACCGCGTCCCGGGCCGCACTCGCCCGGATGCGCAACCGGGCCGAAGCCCTGTTCAGCACCGGCGACCGGGTCGCCGGGGACGCGTACACCGCCGAGACCCTGGGCCGGCACCTGGCCCGCCGGGTCGCCGAGCTGGCCGACAACCCGGACACGCCGCTGTTCTTCGGCCGGCTCGACGTCGACATCGATCCCGACCTCGACGACGACCTCGTGCCAGGCCACGAGCCAGGCCACGAGCCCGATCCGGGCGAGCTGCGGACCGGTCGGGACCAGCTCAACCGGGACCAGATCAGTCGCCACCACATCGGCCGCCGGCATGTCGCCGACGACACCGGCGAACCACTGGTCCTCGACTGGCGTGCGCCGATCAGCCGGGCCTTCTACCAGGCCAGCGCCCGCGACCCGCAGCAGGTACGGGTCCGCCGCCGGTTCGGCTACGCCGGCGGCGAACTCACCAGCTTCGAGGACGAACACCTCGACCGGGGTGAGGAGCTCGGCACTGCCTCCCGCATCCTGACGACCGAGATCGAACGGCCCCGGGTCGGCCCGATGCGGGACATCGTCGCCACCATCCAGCCCGAACAGGACGAGCTGGTCCGCGCCGAGCTGACCGAGTCGATCTGCGTACAGGGCGCGCCCGGCACCGGCAAGACCGCGGTCGGCCTGCACCGGGCCGCCTACCTGCTGTACGCGCACCGGGAACGGCTACGCAAGGCCGGGGTGCTGATCATCGGGCCGAACCGGGTGTTCCTGTCCTACATCGCCAACGTGCTGCCTGCCCTCGGCGAGGTCGAGGTGGCCCAGTGCACGGTCACCGACCTGATCGACTCGGTGCCGGTACGGGCCGAGGACACCCCGGCCGCCGCCGCGCTCAAACACGACCCCAGGATGGCGCAGGTGCTGCGCCGCGCCGTCGAGGCGTACCTCGGCGAACCGGACGAGTCGATCGTGGTGCCGGACGGCTCCTACCGGTGGCGGATCGGCGTCGAGGCGTTGCACCGGATCGTGCGGACGGTCCGCGAGGAGAAGCCGCCGTACCGGATCGGTCGGGAACGGGTGCAGGCCCGGATCGTCGCGCTGCTGCAACGCCAAGCCGAGACCCGGCGCGCCGAGTCACCGAGCGACGCCTGGCTGCGGCGGATGGCCCGGGTCGCCCCGGTACGCGCCCTGCTGGACCGGGTCTGGCCGGCGCTCACCCCGACCGAGGTGGTGTCCGCGCTGCTCACCGATCCGCAGCGGCTGTCGGCCGCCGCCAGCGGTCTGCTCGACGAGGCCGAACAGGCGGCGCTGCTGCGGCCACCGGCCAGGTCGGTCCGCACCACCAGGTGGACCGAGGCCGACCTGGTGCTGATCGACGAGGTCGCCGGGCTGCTCGACCGGCCGACCGGGTACGGGCACGTGGTGGTCGACGAGGCGCAGGACCTGTCGCCGATGCAGTGCCGGGCGATCGCCCGGCGCTGCGAACACGGCTCGGTCACCCTGCTCGGCGACCTGGCCCAGGGCACCGCCCCGTGGGCGGCCACCGACTGGCACCGGACCCTGACCCACCTCGGTCGGCCGGACGCCCCGGTGGTGCCGCTGACGGTCGGCTTCCGGGTGCCGGCGGTGGTGGTCGAGCTGGCCAACCGGCTGCTGCCGGCGCTCGAAGTGGACGTACCACCGGCGGTTTCACTGCGTCGCGACGGGTCGCTGTCGCTGCGTACGGTCGACGATCTGACCGCTGCCACGGTGGCCGAGGTCCGCGCGGCGCTGGCCCACGACGGCTCGGTCGGGGTGATCGCCGCCGGGTCCGCGGTGCCCGGCCTGTGCGATGCTCTGACCGCCGCCGGTGTCGGCGTCACCGGAGCCGCCGGCGACCCCGCGATCCGGGTGTCGGTGGTCGCCGCGACCGAGGTGAAAGGGCTGGAGTACGACCACGTGGTGGTGGTCGAGCCGGCCGGTATCGTCGCGGCCGAGCCGCGTGGGCTGCACCGGCTGTACGTGGTGCTGACCCGGGCGGTGTCCCGGTTGACGGTGCTGCACGCCGAGCCGTTGCCGCCCCCGCTGACCGACCACGCCCGGACCGACCAGCGGCACTAG
- a CDS encoding serine hydrolase yields MSSRVTLTVVLAALVVGAVLMIPTASARFVGGTGTNRSAVELTDPALAMAESPEPPAVPTLRAVPVSVPVDGFLTWALLDRDSGEIGGSANMTETSSTESMIKIWIVADYLRRLDDAEPEPDVLQLASLAIRDSDDRATDRLYYEAGGDDVITRMIKMCGLQQTRMVVPPKEDNVWWSYTQMSARDAALMGECVKNGTAAGPLWTDWVLDEMSQVRGGTAASEQETTSGGGRWGIIDGLPESLLRESPVGIKNGWTLIWSDGLWHLNCLAVHDDWVLAVMTRYPGPYGLEYGSGICREVARQLVTPHAGAAIQLPAELPPPAPPAG; encoded by the coding sequence ATGAGTTCACGCGTGACACTCACTGTCGTGCTGGCAGCCCTGGTGGTCGGTGCCGTTCTGATGATCCCCACCGCCTCGGCCCGGTTCGTCGGCGGGACGGGCACCAACCGGTCCGCCGTCGAGCTGACCGATCCGGCCCTCGCCATGGCCGAGTCCCCTGAGCCGCCGGCCGTGCCGACGTTGCGGGCCGTACCGGTCTCGGTCCCGGTCGACGGTTTCCTGACCTGGGCGCTGCTGGACCGCGACAGCGGCGAGATCGGCGGCTCGGCCAACATGACCGAGACCAGCTCCACCGAATCGATGATCAAAATCTGGATCGTCGCGGACTACCTACGGCGACTCGACGACGCCGAGCCCGAGCCCGACGTTCTGCAGCTGGCCAGCCTGGCCATCCGCGACAGCGACGACCGGGCCACCGACCGGCTGTACTACGAGGCCGGCGGCGACGACGTGATCACCCGGATGATCAAGATGTGCGGCCTGCAGCAGACCCGGATGGTGGTGCCGCCAAAGGAGGACAACGTCTGGTGGAGCTACACCCAAATGTCGGCGCGCGATGCCGCGCTGATGGGCGAGTGCGTCAAGAACGGCACCGCCGCCGGCCCGTTGTGGACCGACTGGGTGCTCGACGAGATGTCCCAGGTACGGGGCGGGACCGCCGCGTCCGAGCAGGAAACCACCTCCGGCGGAGGCCGCTGGGGCATCATCGACGGACTGCCGGAGAGCCTGCTACGGGAGTCGCCGGTCGGCATCAAGAACGGCTGGACGCTGATCTGGTCGGACGGCCTGTGGCATCTCAACTGCCTGGCCGTGCACGACGACTGGGTGCTCGCGGTGATGACCCGGTACCCGGGCCCTTACGGCCTCGAGTACGGGTCGGGCATCTGCCGCGAGGTGGCCCGGCAGCTGGTCACCCCACACGCCGGCGCCGCCATCCAACTGCCCGCCGAACTGCCGCCCCCGGCGCCACCGGCCGGGTGA
- the paaD gene encoding 1,2-phenylacetyl-CoA epoxidase subunit PaaD: MVSGRPAAADGASAAVGGASSVAWAAVEAVLDPEIRVLTIAELGILRAVEVTAATGAVRVTVTPTYSGCPAMELIRAEIRAALHRSGFTDVAVVTELAPAWSTDWITEAGRRKLAAAGIAPPPPAATGPVPVPLTIRCPACGSPRTEQLSRFGATACKALWRCQDCTEPFEQMKAF; encoded by the coding sequence ATGGTGAGCGGACGCCCCGCAGCCGCCGACGGGGCCAGCGCAGCTGTCGGCGGGGCCAGCTCGGTCGCCTGGGCGGCGGTCGAAGCCGTCCTCGATCCGGAAATCCGCGTACTCACCATCGCTGAGCTCGGCATCCTCCGCGCTGTCGAGGTCACCGCAGCCACCGGTGCCGTCCGCGTGACGGTCACCCCCACCTACAGCGGATGCCCGGCGATGGAGCTGATCCGGGCCGAGATCCGGGCGGCGCTGCACCGGTCCGGCTTCACCGACGTCGCGGTCGTCACCGAGTTGGCGCCCGCGTGGAGCACCGACTGGATCACCGAGGCGGGCCGGCGCAAGCTCGCCGCCGCCGGGATCGCTCCACCGCCGCCGGCCGCTACCGGGCCGGTGCCGGTCCCGTTGACCATTCGCTGCCCGGCCTGCGGCTCACCGCGCACCGAGCAGCTGAGCCGATTCGGTGCCACGGCCTGCAAGGCGCTGTGGCGGTGCCAGGACTGCACCGAGCCGTTCGAGCAGATGAAGGCGTTCTGA
- a CDS encoding endonuclease domain-containing protein: MPRARRIPRELSIGPFSGTRAVAAGLLTRRMLAGRTWRRVLPDVYVHAAVFDADDHRMWCEAVALKLPPGGAVRGLSAAYLWGVDLLPRDSPVYVDLPPTTRLWRHPRVSVTHHTLEPADITTLSGGIPLTTEVRTGFDLGRRLPRADALAALDALLHHRSFRREALVRYVDAHPGRRGTAQLRELVALAEPLSESPMESRLRLLLHDAGLPRPVPQHEVRTPPDTSATSATSGAPPSAVRGAPRGRFLARVDLAYPRWRIAIEYEGDHHRERAMFRRDVARYNALRAAGWLVLRFTADDVLRQSGQLVHDVRQAIAERAAS; the protein is encoded by the coding sequence ATGCCCCGCGCCCGGCGGATCCCGCGTGAGCTGAGTATCGGCCCGTTCTCCGGCACCCGCGCAGTGGCCGCCGGACTGCTCACCCGGCGGATGCTCGCCGGTCGGACGTGGCGCCGCGTGCTGCCCGACGTGTACGTGCACGCGGCCGTCTTCGACGCCGACGACCACCGGATGTGGTGCGAGGCGGTGGCGCTGAAACTGCCGCCCGGCGGGGCGGTCCGTGGGCTGAGCGCCGCGTACCTGTGGGGTGTCGACCTGCTGCCCCGCGACAGCCCGGTGTACGTCGATCTGCCGCCGACGACGCGGCTGTGGCGCCACCCCCGCGTCTCGGTCACCCATCACACGCTCGAACCGGCCGACATCACCACGTTGTCCGGCGGGATACCACTGACCACCGAGGTGCGTACCGGCTTCGATCTGGGGCGCAGACTGCCCCGCGCCGACGCGCTCGCCGCACTCGACGCGCTGCTGCACCATCGGTCGTTCCGCCGCGAGGCGCTCGTCCGCTACGTCGACGCCCACCCGGGCCGCCGCGGCACGGCGCAGCTGCGGGAACTCGTCGCCCTGGCCGAGCCGCTGAGCGAGTCGCCGATGGAGTCCCGGCTGCGGCTGTTGCTGCACGATGCCGGTCTGCCCCGCCCGGTCCCGCAGCACGAGGTACGGACACCGCCGGACACGTCAGCGACATCGGCGACATCGGGCGCGCCACCATCGGCGGTACGGGGCGCGCCGCGCGGACGTTTCCTGGCTCGCGTCGATCTCGCCTACCCGCGCTGGCGGATCGCCATCGAGTACGAGGGCGACCACCACCGGGAACGTGCGATGTTCCGCCGGGATGTGGCCCGCTACAACGCGCTGCGGGCGGCCGGTTGGCTGGTGCTGCGGTTCACTGCCGACGACGTACTCCGACAAAGTGGACAACTCGTGCATGATGTCCGGCAGGCGATCGCCGAGCGGGCCGCGAGTTGA
- the paaB gene encoding 1,2-phenylacetyl-CoA epoxidase subunit PaaB produces the protein MSGEPGRTPPTPLWEVFIRSRRGLAHTHVGSLHAPDATLALRHARDLYTRRQEGVSIWVVPAESITASSPDEKDAFFDPAADKVYRHPTFYQVPDGAQHL, from the coding sequence ATGAGCGGCGAACCGGGCCGGACCCCGCCCACCCCGCTGTGGGAGGTCTTCATCCGGTCCCGGCGCGGGCTCGCCCACACCCACGTCGGCAGCCTGCACGCGCCGGACGCGACGCTCGCCCTGCGGCACGCCCGCGACCTGTACACCCGACGGCAGGAAGGTGTCTCGATCTGGGTGGTACCCGCTGAGTCGATCACCGCGTCCAGTCCGGACGAAAAGGACGCCTTTTTCGACCCGGCGGCCGACAAGGTCTACCGGCACCCGACCTTCTACCAGGTGCCGGACGGAGCGCAGCACCTGTGA
- a CDS encoding menaquinone biosynthetic enzyme MqnA/MqnD family protein: protein MSHGDGGEGGGLRRPRVGHIQFLNCLPIYWGLMRSGALLDVDLHKDSPERLGAALVAGDLDIGPISLVEYLRHADQFLLVPDIAVGSDGPVLSVNVVATRPLGELSGRPVALGSTSRTGVLLARMLLAERYGVEPDYFTCPPDVTQMLLEADAAVLIGDVALRAHHEAPARGLAVTDLGQAWRDWTGLPMVFAVWAVRRDFAAAHPGQVKEVHQAFLRSRDLCLAELDEVARAAARWEPFDAPTLASYFRALDFSLGDRQVAGLREFARRAAGSGAAPALPPGGPEFFLP, encoded by the coding sequence ATGAGTCACGGTGACGGGGGCGAGGGCGGCGGGCTGCGCCGACCACGGGTCGGGCACATCCAGTTCCTCAACTGCCTGCCCATCTACTGGGGGCTGATGCGCTCCGGCGCGCTGCTCGACGTCGACCTGCACAAGGACTCCCCGGAGCGGCTCGGTGCCGCCCTGGTCGCCGGCGACCTGGACATCGGCCCGATCTCGTTGGTCGAGTACCTGCGGCACGCCGACCAGTTCCTGCTGGTGCCGGACATCGCGGTCGGCAGCGACGGGCCGGTGCTGTCGGTGAACGTCGTCGCCACCCGGCCACTGGGCGAATTGTCCGGCCGCCCGGTGGCGCTGGGTTCCACCTCACGTACCGGGGTGCTGCTGGCCCGGATGCTGCTGGCCGAGCGGTACGGCGTCGAACCGGACTACTTCACCTGCCCGCCGGACGTCACCCAGATGCTGCTGGAGGCCGACGCCGCCGTGCTGATCGGCGACGTCGCGTTGCGGGCCCACCACGAGGCGCCGGCGCGCGGCCTGGCCGTCACCGACCTGGGGCAGGCGTGGCGGGACTGGACCGGGCTGCCGATGGTCTTCGCCGTCTGGGCGGTCCGCCGTGACTTCGCCGCCGCCCACCCCGGCCAGGTCAAGGAGGTCCACCAGGCGTTCCTGCGGTCGCGTGACCTCTGCCTCGCCGAGCTCGACGAGGTGGCCCGAGCCGCCGCCAGGTGGGAACCGTTCGACGCGCCGACGCTGGCTTCGTACTTCCGGGCGTTGGACTTCTCGCTCGGTGACCGGCAGGTGGCCGGGCTGCGGGAGTTCGCCCGCCGGGCGGCCGGGTCGGGTGCCGCCCCGGCGCTGCCGCCCGGCGGCCCCGAGTTCTTCCTGCCCTGA
- the paaE gene encoding 1,2-phenylacetyl-CoA epoxidase subunit PaaE has translation MAVTISRPARRRPVFHPLPVAGVDQLTADAVAVTFAVPPELRDAYRFQAGQHLTVRLVDPAGGPEIRRSYSICSTPAELADHGRLRIGVRHVAGGAFSGYAVRQLAAGATVEVMPPLGHFTTGFEPGRSRYYGALAAGSGITPVLSLLATGLATEPGSRFSLVFGNRSAHTVMFADEIADLKDRYPDRLQVVHVLSRETQDAELLTGRIDAARFDRLLDTVVPGDQVDEWFLCGPYGLVMAARQVLAERGVPDGAVHSELFHASDAPPAGADAVTDVDAAAGTAVTVLLDGRASTVRTRPGERVLDAALRVRSELPYACKGGVCSTCRAKIVDGAVTMARNYALEPDEVAAGYVLTCQSTPTTPTLTVDYDA, from the coding sequence ATGGCGGTGACGATCAGCCGACCGGCGCGACGGCGTCCGGTGTTCCACCCGCTGCCGGTCGCCGGCGTCGATCAGCTCACCGCCGACGCCGTCGCGGTCACCTTCGCCGTACCGCCCGAGCTGCGCGACGCGTACCGGTTCCAGGCCGGGCAGCATCTCACCGTACGGCTGGTCGACCCAGCCGGCGGCCCGGAGATCCGCCGCTCGTACTCCATCTGCTCGACCCCGGCGGAGCTCGCCGACCACGGCCGGCTGCGGATCGGCGTGCGGCACGTCGCCGGTGGCGCCTTCTCCGGGTACGCGGTGCGCCAGCTGGCCGCCGGGGCCACCGTGGAGGTGATGCCGCCGCTCGGACACTTCACCACCGGGTTCGAACCGGGCCGCAGCCGGTACTACGGCGCGCTGGCCGCCGGCTCCGGCATCACCCCGGTGCTGTCCCTGCTCGCCACCGGGCTGGCCACCGAGCCGGGCAGCCGGTTCAGTCTCGTCTTCGGCAACCGGTCTGCGCACACCGTGATGTTCGCCGACGAGATCGCCGACCTGAAGGACCGGTACCCGGACCGGTTGCAGGTGGTGCACGTGCTGTCCCGCGAGACGCAGGACGCGGAGCTGCTCACCGGGCGGATCGACGCCGCCCGGTTCGACCGCCTGCTGGACACCGTGGTACCGGGCGATCAAGTGGACGAGTGGTTCCTTTGTGGGCCGTACGGGCTGGTCATGGCGGCCCGGCAGGTGCTCGCCGAGCGGGGCGTGCCAGACGGGGCCGTACACAGCGAACTCTTCCACGCCAGCGACGCACCGCCGGCCGGAGCCGACGCGGTCACCGATGTCGACGCGGCGGCCGGCACGGCGGTGACCGTACTGCTCGACGGGCGGGCGTCGACGGTGCGGACGCGGCCGGGGGAGCGGGTGCTCGACGCGGCCCTGCGGGTCCGGTCCGAGCTGCCGTACGCCTGCAAAGGTGGGGTCTGCTCGACCTGCCGGGCGAAGATCGTCGACGGCGCGGTGACGATGGCCCGCAACTACGCACTGGAGCCGGACGAGGTGGCCGCCGGCTATGTGCTGACCTGCCAATCGACGCCCACCACCCCGACGCTCACCGTCGACTACGACGCCTGA
- the paaC gene encoding 1,2-phenylacetyl-CoA epoxidase subunit PaaC produces MTATPPDQLLCWADDALITAQRLAAWCARAPELEEDVALTNIALDQLGVARLLLSYAAEQLTPGAVPAAPADQPVTEDTLAFLRSDQEFRNCLLVELPDDDYAVTIGKLLFLAAYQVRLYAVLSVGADQRLGAIAGKAAKESAYHLDHARLWTLRLGDGTEESHRRMQLAVDELWPYTYELVAPVPGSGLADLRADWLAAVGPILAEATLVAPTGTGPTTTGGAAGRAGAGDGGGWRPGGGRLGRHTEHLSYLLAEMQVVHRAHPGARW; encoded by the coding sequence GTGACCGCGACACCCCCCGACCAGCTGCTCTGCTGGGCCGACGACGCGTTGATCACCGCCCAGCGGCTGGCTGCGTGGTGCGCCCGCGCCCCCGAGCTGGAGGAGGACGTCGCGCTCACCAACATCGCGCTCGACCAGCTCGGCGTGGCCCGGCTGCTGCTGTCGTACGCCGCCGAGCAGCTCACCCCCGGTGCGGTGCCGGCCGCGCCGGCCGACCAGCCGGTCACCGAGGACACTCTGGCCTTCCTCCGCTCTGACCAGGAGTTTCGCAACTGCCTGCTGGTGGAGTTGCCGGACGACGACTACGCGGTGACCATCGGCAAGCTGCTGTTCCTCGCCGCGTACCAGGTCCGGCTCTACGCCGTACTGAGCGTCGGCGCCGACCAGCGGCTCGGGGCGATCGCCGGCAAGGCGGCCAAGGAGTCCGCCTACCATCTCGACCACGCGCGACTGTGGACCCTGCGGCTCGGCGACGGCACCGAGGAGTCGCACCGTCGCATGCAGCTCGCGGTCGACGAACTCTGGCCGTACACCTATGAGCTGGTCGCCCCGGTGCCCGGCAGCGGCCTTGCCGACCTGCGGGCCGACTGGCTCGCCGCAGTCGGTCCGATCCTTGCCGAAGCGACCCTGGTTGCGCCGACCGGCACCGGGCCCACCACCACCGGCGGCGCCGCCGGTCGCGCTGGCGCTGGCGACGGTGGCGGCTGGCGGCCCGGCGGCGGTCGGCTGGGCCGGCACACCGAACACCTGTCGTACCTGTTGGCCGAGATGCAGGTGGTGCACCGGGCCCACCCGGGCGCGCGATGGTGA